Part of the Candidatus Chlorohelix allophototropha genome, CTGCAAGCAACCAAAAACCAGCTAAAAGAGCTAAATTGTTTCGAATTTTCCAATTTTGATGCACAGGCTATACCTTATTCTGATGCCAGTTTTGATGCAATTATTGCCAACCACATGCTCTACCACCTGCCTGACCGCAAAAAAGGGCTGACGGAAATAAGACGAGTCTTAAAACCGGGTGGTCATTTTTATGCTGCTACCAATGGGTTGGATCATTTGCAAGAACTGGGCGACTTGATGGTTAAATTTTTTGATCATAATCCGCATCCTACGCATGCGCGCGCCTTCAGCCTTGCCAATGGTCGTTCACAACTTGAGGCATTTTTTACCAGTGTGGAGCTTTTTCTTTTTGAAGGAAACTTGCACGTCACCGAAGCAATCCCGGTTGTAAATTACATCGTTTCATACCAGCATTTGACCGAATCGCAAAAAAACCAGATTATTGAATATGTAGAAACTGAGATAGCACGGCAAGGCTATTTTTTCATACGGAAAAACACAGGGCTATTTATTGCATGCTAAACTACACTATTATCTGTTACTTTCTATCTATAGTGGGAGGAGATAATTATGAAGACCCGTGCAGCAGTACTATATGATACCAGCAAACCACGACCTTATGAAGAGTCACTCCCTTTAGTAATCGAGGAAATAGAAATAGACCCACCGGGGGCGGGAGAAGTGCTGGTTGAAATGGCGGGAGCGGGCTTGTGCCATTCTGATTTATCGGTAATCAACGGCTCGATAATGCGCCCGAATTTGCGCAAGTATGGTGGAGAAACCATTCGAGAACCGTTACCGGTGGTAATGGGACACGAAGCAAGCGGGATTGTGCGTGAAGTTGGCGCAGGCGTTACTGACTTTAAGCCCGATGATCATGTGGTATTTTCATTTGTACCCATGTGCGGGCGTTGTGAGTTTTGTATTGCCGGGAAACCAGCTTTATGCAAAGTAGGCGGTAAATCCAACCTGTCTGGAACTCTTATAAATGGCTCAGTGCGTTTTCGACACACAACCAACGGAAAGCCAGTTTTACACTATCTAGGGGTAGCGGGTTTTTCACAATATACCGTCGCTGCTCAGGAATCGTTGGTCAAAATCACTAATGAGATTGAGTTGGATAAAGCGGCGCTTTTTGGCTGTGCAATTGTGACCGGAGTAGGCGCAGTGATCAATACTGCAAAATTGGTACCCGGTTCATCTGCCGCGATTTTTGGTCTTGGTGGAGTTGGCTTGAGCGCGGTTATGGGTGCAAAACTGGCGGGTGCAAATCCTATCATTGCGATTGACCCGGTTATTTCAAAATTTGAACTGGCACGTCAATTAGGCGCAGATTACACACTAAGCCCAGAAGATTCAGACCCCATTAAAGCAATCCGTGAATTGACCGGAGGCGGCGCGGATTATGCCTTTGCGGCGGTAGGTAGCGCGAAAGTGCTGGCGCAAGCCTACGATAGCACTAAGCGAGGCGGCACGACCATTAGCATTGGGATGCCACATTCTGAGCAACAGCTAATTATTCCGGCTTATACCTTAACCTATCAGGAGAAAATATTACAGGGTTCTTTCATGGGTTCGGCGATACCTAGTCGCGACATTCCACGCTTGATTGACCTTTATATGAAAGGCAAGCTACCTGTAGATTTATTGCTTAGTGAGCATATAATCCTAGATAATATCAATGCCGGATTTGATAAACTGGCGCAAGGAACAACAGTGCGGCAAATGGTTTTCTTTTAATCGGAATCTATTGCATTGAGGCGTATAATAAGGCTATAAATGTAAAGATTTTTTAACCAGCCTGTTCGCTTGTTACAAAACCAGATGGTTATTAAGTTTTTTAGAAGAATTTATTAGTATAGAAAGGAAAAC contains:
- a CDS encoding class I SAM-dependent methyltransferase, with the translated sequence MLMPEATNQAYLLNQQYCSADNLKARIELHERYSTQNYPWQRWVFDHFKMPPQASVLELGCGTGKLWSANLDRIPTDWKVTLSDFSEGMLQATKNQLKELNCFEFSNFDAQAIPYSDASFDAIIANHMLYHLPDRKKGLTEIRRVLKPGGHFYAATNGLDHLQELGDLMVKFFDHNPHPTHARAFSLANGRSQLEAFFTSVELFLFEGNLHVTEAIPVVNYIVSYQHLTESQKNQIIEYVETEIARQGYFFIRKNTGLFIAC
- a CDS encoding zinc-dependent alcohol dehydrogenase family protein: MKTRAAVLYDTSKPRPYEESLPLVIEEIEIDPPGAGEVLVEMAGAGLCHSDLSVINGSIMRPNLRKYGGETIREPLPVVMGHEASGIVREVGAGVTDFKPDDHVVFSFVPMCGRCEFCIAGKPALCKVGGKSNLSGTLINGSVRFRHTTNGKPVLHYLGVAGFSQYTVAAQESLVKITNEIELDKAALFGCAIVTGVGAVINTAKLVPGSSAAIFGLGGVGLSAVMGAKLAGANPIIAIDPVISKFELARQLGADYTLSPEDSDPIKAIRELTGGGADYAFAAVGSAKVLAQAYDSTKRGGTTISIGMPHSEQQLIIPAYTLTYQEKILQGSFMGSAIPSRDIPRLIDLYMKGKLPVDLLLSEHIILDNINAGFDKLAQGTTVRQMVFF